The Bicyclus anynana chromosome 4, ilBicAnyn1.1, whole genome shotgun sequence genome window below encodes:
- the LOC112058438 gene encoding peptidyl-prolyl cis-trans isomerase NIMA-interacting 4: MPPNKPAEKGKPKAAGGKSSGETKESAAAKEKKGGTAVKVRHILCEKQSKCLEALEKLKAGQKFPDVAAAYSEDKARQGGDLGWMTRGSMVGPFQDAAFALPISSVTNPKYTDPPIKTKFGYHIIMVEGKK, from the exons ATGCCACCTAATAAACCAGCAGAAAAGGGCAAACCAAAAGCTGCTGGAGGAAAATCATCTGGCGAAACGAAAG aatctGCAGCAGCAAAAGAGAAAAAAGGAGGGACAGCTGTCAAAGTTAGACACATTTTGTGCGAAAAACAATCAAAATGTTTGGAGGCGTTGGAAAAGTTGAAGGCAGGTCAGAAATTTCCTGATGTAGCAGCTGCATATAGCGAAGACAAGGCGAGGCAAGGCGGGGACCTCGGCTGGATGACCCGCGGTTCCATGGTTGGCCCCTTTCAAGATGCTGCATTTGCCTTGCCCATTTCATCAGTCACCAATCCAAAATACACGGATCCTCCAATCAAAACGAAGTTTGGCTACCACATTATAATGGTTGAAGGGAAAAAATGA